The proteins below come from a single Serpentinimonas raichei genomic window:
- a CDS encoding phospholipase, with the protein MQALRLYAGPAALRHLQTQGLQAQDVGIVAGAAGGPKGLILGPLDRFIFGHWLAQSTQTIDLVGASVGAWRMATACFDDCAQAFERFEHGYIRQQFELEPGRKRPTAAHVSERFAHNLQAFYAGRLPQVLAHPRYRLHVLTSRGRHLLRREQRWLTPAGYLGAWLSNALHRPALGAWLERVVFSTPGAALPFGSADLRTRQAWLDERNLLPALQASCSVPFAMQAVPDIPGAPKGAYWDGGITDYHLHLNWRRESGLVLYPHFQRHLVPGWLDKALKWRHRSTAFLDHTLVLAPNPDWLRTLPHGKLPDRSDFERYGSDLGARVQAWSWAASASQQLADEFDAWLQQPDPSQVRLL; encoded by the coding sequence CTGCAGGCGCTGCGCCTCTACGCCGGCCCGGCGGCGCTGCGCCATTTGCAAACCCAGGGCTTGCAGGCGCAGGATGTGGGCATTGTGGCCGGGGCCGCCGGTGGCCCCAAGGGGCTGATTCTGGGGCCGCTGGATCGATTCATCTTTGGCCATTGGCTGGCGCAGAGCACGCAGACCATCGACCTGGTGGGGGCTTCGGTTGGGGCCTGGCGCATGGCCACGGCCTGTTTTGACGATTGCGCCCAGGCCTTTGAGCGCTTCGAGCACGGCTACATCCGGCAGCAGTTCGAGCTGGAGCCGGGGCGCAAACGGCCCACGGCGGCGCACGTGAGTGAGCGCTTCGCGCACAACTTGCAGGCTTTCTACGCTGGCCGCTTGCCGCAGGTGCTGGCGCACCCGCGCTATCGGCTGCATGTGCTCACCTCGCGTGGCCGCCACCTGCTGCGGCGCGAGCAGCGCTGGCTCACCCCGGCGGGCTACCTTGGGGCTTGGCTGAGCAACGCGCTGCACCGCCCAGCGCTGGGGGCGTGGCTGGAGCGGGTGGTGTTTTCCACTCCGGGCGCGGCCTTGCCCTTTGGCAGCGCCGATCTGCGCACGCGCCAAGCCTGGCTCGACGAGCGCAACCTGCTGCCAGCGCTGCAAGCCAGTTGCTCGGTGCCGTTTGCCATGCAGGCGGTGCCAGACATTCCCGGCGCACCCAAGGGTGCCTACTGGGACGGCGGCATCACCGACTACCACTTGCACCTGAATTGGCGGCGCGAGAGTGGGCTGGTGCTGTACCCGCACTTTCAGCGCCACCTGGTGCCGGGCTGGCTCGACAAGGCGCTCAAGTGGCGCCATCGCAGCACCGCGTTTCTGGACCACACGCTGGTGCTGGCCCCCAACCCGGACTGGCTGCGCACGCTGCCGCACGGCAAGCTGCCCGATCGCAGCGATTTCGAGCGCTACGGCAGCGATCTGGGGGCGCGGGTGCAGGCCTGGAGCTGGGCGGCCTCGGCCAGCCAGCAGTTGGCGGATGAATTCGACGCCTGGTTGCAGCAGCCCGACCCGTCGCAGGTGCGGCTGTTGTAG
- a CDS encoding HDOD domain-containing protein produces the protein MRLDELLRQPQSLPVVPELAAKLIQTFELDEVDFDALARDIEHDPVLTARLLRQANSSFFALLRPVGTAREAITVLGLNKVRALVIAAALNASFHAVSGINLDKFWHFSFAAATVARLICTPRRLDANLAFTAALLHGVGELVLHMGLPETMASLNQRVGVFALDRAAAERLALGYSYAEAGTALAQHWRLPRLLVTAIEQHTEPLAAAEQEPLAAVVHLASWRARLLLAGNHPNELIDHYPDDVGEALGLDPDLLVAPNVAGLDQLPGV, from the coding sequence ATGCGCCTCGATGAGCTGTTGCGCCAACCCCAGAGCCTGCCGGTGGTGCCCGAGCTGGCGGCCAAGCTGATCCAGACCTTCGAACTCGACGAGGTCGATTTCGATGCCTTGGCACGCGACATCGAGCACGACCCGGTGCTCACGGCGCGCCTGCTGCGGCAGGCCAATTCCTCCTTTTTTGCCCTGCTGCGCCCGGTCGGCACGGCGCGCGAGGCGATCACGGTGCTGGGGCTCAACAAGGTGCGCGCGCTGGTCATCGCCGCTGCCCTGAATGCCAGCTTTCACGCCGTGAGCGGCATCAACCTCGACAAATTTTGGCACTTCAGCTTCGCCGCCGCCACCGTGGCCCGCTTGATCTGCACCCCGCGCCGGCTCGACGCCAACCTGGCTTTCACCGCGGCCCTGCTGCACGGCGTGGGCGAGTTGGTGCTGCACATGGGGCTGCCCGAAACCATGGCCAGCCTGAACCAGCGCGTGGGCGTGTTTGCGCTCGATCGCGCCGCCGCCGAGCGGCTGGCGCTGGGCTACAGCTACGCCGAAGCCGGCACCGCGCTGGCCCAGCACTGGCGCCTGCCGCGCCTGCTGGTGACGGCCATCGAGCAGCACACCGAGCCGCTGGCGGCGGCCGAACAGGAGCCGCTGGCGGCGGTGGTGCACCTGGCGAGCTGGCGCGCGCGCCTGCTGCTGGCGGGCAACCACCCCAACGAGCTGATCGACCACTACCCGGACGACGTGGGCGAGGCGCTGGGGCTGGACCCGGACCTGCTGGTCGCGCCCAATGTGGCCGGGCTGGATCAATTGCCGGGGGTTTGA